The genomic DNA GGGATACCAACCCAAATTGCCCCGTTTATTACAACTGGCTTGTTTTCTGCCATAGGAAAGGTAAGAGCAGCGGCTGACTTTGTACTGCCACGCTCGAATCCGGCAAAGGATCAATCGTTAGGGCAATTTTTCCGGCGCAGATTGGGCGATGAAGTAGTCGAAAACTTGATTGAGCCGCTTTTATCAGGAATCTATGCGGGTGATATTGATCAACTAAGTTTGATGGCAACATTCCCTCAATTTTACGAGGTGGAACAAAAATATCGAAGCCTTATTCTTGGCATGAAGAAAGTGACGCCGGCTCAGCCTAAAAACACTGGGCAAAACGGAAAATCTAAAGGGATCTTTTTAACCTTTACAACAGGTTTGCAATCTTTTGCCGAAGCCATTGAAACGAAATTAGAGCCTGGCTCTGTATTAAAAGGTATTAAAGTTGAATTGGTAACAAAAAAAGACAAAGGGTATGAACTTAAGCTGAATAATGGCCAATTAATTTTTGCAGACAGCATCGTTTCAGCTGCTCCACATCAGGTGCTGCCTTCGGTTTTTTCGCAATATGAATTTTTTGACATCCTTAAGGAAATGCCGTCTACCTCGGTAGCAACAGTCGCCCTTGCATTTCCAAAAGAAGCAATTGAAAAAGATATTGATGGAACCGGATTTGTAGTTTCCCGAAAAAGTGACTACACAATAACGGCATGTACATGGACACATAAGAAGTGGCCTCATACAACTCCTGAAGGAAAAGTGCTTCTGCGCTGTTACGTTGGCAGAGCCGGTGATGAAACAGTAGTTGATCTTTCTGATGATCAGATTATCAAAATTGTCCTTGATGACTTAAATAAGATCATGAATATTACCGCAGAGCCAGAGTTTGCTGTTATTTCACGCTGGAAAGATTCTATGCCTCAATATACGGTAGGTCACAAACAAAGGATAGATACCATTAAACGTCATGTAGCAGAAGAACTTCCTGGTGTGTTTATTGCAGGCAGTTCATTTGAAGGGCTTGGCCTCCCTGATTGTATCGATCAAGGAGAGGCGGCGGTTGAAAAAGTATTATCCTATTTTAATTTACATGAAAAAACGAAAACGGCTGTCAAATAAAGGCGGCCGTTTTTAACTTACAGAATGCCATCCTCCGGCTGATCTAGCCAAATCGCTCCAATGTTCGACCACTTCGTGATTCGTCATATGATTGCGGTGCAAAACGGAACGCTTTAACCTTCTATTTTTAAAAATATATTTGATTTTTCATAGAAAACATGTTACTCTTTATTCGTACTAAATGACTAAAATGTTCATTTAGTCATTTTTTCAGGAGGATAAATAATGGATCGAAAGCAGTTAATTATTGAAGCGGCGACCAAATCATTTTCTTTGTTTGGTTATAAAGCAACAACGATGGATCAGGTTGCAAAACTTGCCAATGTTGGAAAAGGAACGATTTACACATTTTTCAAAAATAAAGAGGAACTGTTTGATGAAATTATTAGCACATTAATTAAGGAAATGAAAAATGCTGCAGAGAGTTCGTTTGATTCGTCCCTTTCGTTTCATGAAAATGTTCATCGTGCCCTTTTTAAAATTCTCGAATTTCGACGAAAGCATCAGCTAACGATCAAACTTTTTGAAGAAGAAAAAGAGATGGGAACACCCGCGGTTATGGATGTAATGGAAAAAATGGAGACCGCTATTTTAAATTATATTAAAGAAAAGGTTGCTACAGCCATTGAATCAGGGGAAATAAAGAAATGCGATCCTGAGTTAACAGCTTTTGTCATGTTTAAATTGTACATCGCGTTAATCTTTGATTGGGAAAAGAAACATAAGCCGTTGGAGAAGGAAGAAATCGCAGAGCTGTTTGAGCAATATATTTTTAAAGGATTATCGAATTAGGTAGTCCTTATTTTTAGACTAAAAATGACTAAATGAACAAAATAGTCAATTATTATTCGGAGGCTAATAAGATATGAAAAATTTTTTATTAAAAGAAGAGTTATGGGCTATTATTAAGGACAAAAAACTTCTGATTCCAATACTTGCTGTCTTATTTATTCCCATTATATACAGCGGCATGTTTTTATGGGCCTTTTGGGACCCATACGGACATTTAGACAAACTTCCTGTGGCCGTTGTCAACGAAGACAAAGGGGCAATGTTTGAAGGGGAACAATTAAAGCTTGGTGATAAGTTAGTATCTAAACTTAAGGACAGAAAAGATTTTAACTTTATCTTTGTTGGAAAAGAGGAAGGTTATAAGAAACTTAAAGATCAGGAATTTTACATGCTTATTGAAATTCCTAAAGACTTTTCGGAGAACGCAACTACTTTAATGGATGAAAATCCAAAAAAATTGGATCTCATTTATGTTCCTAATGAAAGCTATAACTTTTTATCTGCTCAGATGGGCAAATCTGCCATAGAGCGAATAAAGAGTTCCATATCAAAAGAGATAACCAAAACGTATGCAGAGACAATGTTTGATAAAGTCGCTAAGCTTTCAGATGGAATGAAGGCAGCTAGCAAAGGTGCAGTAAAATTAAGTGATGGTGCTAAAGAGTTAAGCAGTGGTTCTAAAACACTTCATGAAAGTCTTGTTACATTAGCTGAAAAATCAATTCAGTTTAATAATGGAATGAATGAAGCAAATAAAGGGTCTAAAGAAGTTGCAGATGGAGCTGCTTCTTTATCATCTGGTCTATCTCAGCTGTTGGAAGGGCATCATAAACTGGAAAATGCAGCAAATGAACTGAAAACCGGTTCTGAATCGCTCGCTTCAGGGATGAGTCAAGCAAACAAAGGGATTCAAAAGGCAGAACAGAGCATTCCACAATTGGTAAATGGGACAGAAAAGCTTCAAACAGGTGCAAAAACTTTATCGTCTTCATTAAAGCAATGGCAAACCGGAGCTGAAAGTGCAGCTCGAGGTGCTAAGCAATTAAATGATGGAACAGTGTTATTAGAAAGTAATTTAAAGGCGATCTTGCCAATGCTGCCTCCAGAGAAGAAAAAGTCTTTGGAAGCAGCATTGAACAGTTTAAAACAAGGAAGTACTGAATTAGCTAATGGCACTGGCCAGCTTGCGAACTCCGCTGGACAGCTGGCAACAGGTGCTGATACATTGTCACAGCAGCTTGGAACATTAAAATCAGGCCAGCAGCAGCTGCAATCGGGAATGTCGCAACTTGCTAAGGCTGGGACTGAGCTAGAAACAGGCGCCAACAAGATTGCAGCCGGCCAGAAAAAGTTTGCGTTAGGAATGATAACATTTGGAAATAAATTCTCTGAGGCAAAAGATGGGGCTGTACGGTTAGCACAAGGTGCATCCAAATTGGCCGGAGGGATGAATCAGCTAACTGACGGATCGAGCCAATTGGCCAGCGGTTCCGGAATGCTGGAAAAAGGAGCACAGAAAATTGCCAATGGTAATACAAAGATTTATAAAGGCAACAGCGAACTGGCTGGAAAACTGGCAGAGGGCGCAAAAAAAGCTTCATCAATCAATGCTGATGAAAAAACTTATAATATGATGGCAGAACCGGTGAAAGTAAAAAATGAAAAATTAAATAAAGTACCGAACTATGGTACAGGTATTGCTCCATATTTTTTATCACTTGGTTTATTCGTTGGTGCACTAATGTTAACAATTGTCTATCCATTAAGGGACCCTGTAGTCGTTCCACGAAATGGAATTGGCTGGTTTTTTGGAAAGTTTGGAGTAATGGCCGCAGCCGGAATTATCCAAGCCCTTATTTCAGATTCTATTTTGCTTGGTGTTTTAGGGCTTGAAGTGAAAAGCGTTCCGTTATTTGTGCTCTTTTCTATTATTACAAGCCTTGCATTTGTAACACTTATTCAGTTTTTTGTTACATTGTTTGGCGATCCTGGACGATTCATCGCAATTATTATTCTTATTCTTCAATTAACAACAAGTGCCGGAACGTTCCCGCTTGAATTGATTCCGGAATTCTTGCAGCCATTTCATAATTTCCTGCCTATGACATATTCAGTAGCAGGATTTAGGGCAGTCATCTCAAGCGGAAATTTCAGCTTTATGTGGGAAAACATTATGATGCTGCTTATTTTTGCACTTGTATTTATTACAGGTACAATGGGATACTTTCATATCATCTATAAGCGCCGCTATAGCGCTATGGAGTAACCAAGGACAGGGCCGCTCTGCTTATAGTGAATATCTTAAGAAGAAGGAGGCTGACTTAAAAACAAAAAGTCGCCTCCTTTAATTATGATTGTATAGAAGGGAGTATGGAAGGAGTGAAATTGAGGGAGATATCACTCGTTCCATGTGAAACTGGATTTACAAAATACGAATAATATAAGATTAGCAGATTACATATCTAATAAACCTAAACACTTATCACATTTATTTCCGTAACATTCATGCTGTTCTTCAATCGTCTCTCCACATTCAGTACACTTTTTTGACGGCAAATTTTTAAAAAATTCCAAGATGTTTTCAATCATGTAGCAGTCCTCCCAATCGTTGAGATGAATTTTTCGAGTTGTTACTTGTTAATGCAATTGTATTATAACAGATTATAATAGTCAATAACTGTTTTAAAACAAATTTTTCAACAAATGAAAAAAAGAGAATAATCGATTATAGTTGAAGTTGGAGCAATCAATCTGTTGCAGAGGAGGAAAACGTGTGAAATTAACAGTTATAGGCTGCTGGGGCGGCTATCCCAAAGCAAATGAAGCAAGCACCGGCTATTTGCTTGAACATAATGGTTTTCATTTGCTTATTGATTGCGGAAGCGGTGTGTTGTCCAAATTGCAAACCATGATTGAACCGGAAAAGATCAATGCGGTTATCTTATCTCATTATCATCCCGACCATATTGCCGATATCGGGGTTCTTCAGCATGCAAGGCTCATCCAGGGATTACTAGGCAAGAATATGGACAACTTGCCAATCTATGCACATTCATTAGATCAGCAGGAGTTTCAAAAATTAACGTATAAAAATATTACAAAAGGAATTGCTTATGATCCTGAAGAAACGCTTACGGTTGGACCGTTTACCATACATTTTTTACTAACAGATCACCCCGTACCATGCTATGCCATGCGGATTGAGGCAGATGGAAAATCGATTGTCTACACTGCAGATACTTCCTATAAAGAAGAATTTGTTCCATTTACAAAAGGGGCAGATGTACTTCTTTGCGAGTGCAATTTTTATAAAGACCAGAATGGAAAAAATGCCGGGCATATGAACAGTCATGATGCCGGAACACTGGCAAAATTAACTGATGTCAAAAACCTGATTCTAACTCACCTTCCACACTATGGAGAGATCGAACGTCTAAAAGAAGAAGCTGCTGAAATCTTTCCAGGCAGTATCAGCCTAGCGAGCGAAGGCTTAACCATTACTTTATAAAATTGAAGTGCATTGGAAGATGGTGTCTATTGATAATAAAGGAATAACAGATCCGCGAATGAATTTGGCAATTGAAGAGTATGCTTTAAAAAACTTTGATATTAATCAATCATATTTATTATTTTTATATAAATGAACCTTCTATCATAATAGGGAAGAACCAGAATACAATTGAAGAAATTAATACAGAGTATGTTGAGCGGAACGGTATTCATGTTGTAAGAAGGCTATCAGGCGGCGGAGCCGTTTACCACGATTTAGGGAATTTGAATTTTAGTTTTATCGTTTCCCGACAGAAGACTCCCACTTCAAGGAATGGGAAGGGCGAAGCTCAATGAGTAAGTGGGAGATGAATGTCGGTTGGCAATAGCCAAAACCTTCCTCATTATGATATGATAAGAACTAATGTTCTATATGGAGATGAGGTGGCCGTCATAATCGTCCACTAAGCATATAAATTTCGCATCTATCCAAACAAAAAACAAATGGAACTCATTAACAAAACGATTGGCTGTTCAAGATTCGTGTTCAACTTTTTCTTGCTAAACAGAAGGAAAAGGACGCCTTTTGGTATATTTGTGAAAAAATGGTCCAAGACGGTCAACTTCCAGCGAATAACTGGAAGGATAAATACCTCGATAAGAAAGAAACCATAAAAGCACTTCCTGAACTGAAAAAGCAATATGAATTTTTAAAGGAAGTGGATAGTATTGCTTTGCAGAAATCAGTTGAAAATCTTGCTGACTCCTATGATCGATACTACAACAAACAAAACAAACAACCTCGATTTAAGTCTAAAAAGAATCCAGTTCAATCCTACACAACGAAACTTGTAAATGGAAATATTACTGTTAAAGGTAACTATATGAAACTTCCTAAACTTGGACTTGTTCGTTTTGCCAAAAGCCGTGAAGTAGAAGGACGTATCCTAAATGCAACAATACGGCGTAATCCTTCGGGCAAATACTTTGTTTCGCTGGGAACGGAGGCAGAAGTATCTGAATGGCCAAAAACCCGTTCAGCTATTGGGGTTGACGTAGGAATTAAAGATTTCGCAATCCTTTCAGACGGAACAACTTACTCCAATCCAAAATTTTTCCGCTCTTTAGAAGAAAAATTAGCAAAGGCACAATGGATTATGAGTAGACGGACCGTTGGCGGTGCAAATTGGTACAAAGCTAAAAAGAAAGTCGCCCGCATACACGAAAAAATAGCCGATGCAAGAAAAGATTTTTTAGACAAGGTTTCAACCGAAATAGTCAAAAACCACGATATGATCGGCATGGAAGACTTGTCTATATCCAATATGTTAAAGAATCGTCATCTTGCAAAAGCTATTAACGAAGTATCATGGTCACAATTTAAAAGCATGATGAATATAAAGCAAAATAGTATGGAAAACAAGTAGCAACTGTTGCGAAAAACTTTCCTTCCAGTCAGCTTTGTTCAAATTGTGGCTATCAAAACAAAGACGTTAAAAATCTGGGATTGCGTGTATGGGACTGTCCTTCTTGTAAAACCCATCATGATCGAGATATTAACGCAAGCTTAAATCTTAAAAATGAAGCTATAAGGCCTCTAACCGTTGGTGCGACGGGGCTAGCCTACTAAGATAACTGAAGGTTACTTCGGTGTTCGTAGGAATCTCTCGCTTCAAACAGACCGTACGGTCGTTAAGCAGTGAGTAGTTCAACAAATTAATATACTGAAATGAAAAAGGGTCTGGCCTTATAAATGGAGGGAGACGGAATGGCTGCTGTTTTGGCGGAGGTTAGCAATTTTGTTGCGACGGTGACGATTAATCGTGCTGATGCGCTAAATGCATTTAACTATGAAACTCTTATTGAACTTCAAGACATTGTGGAGCAATTGCGGAATGATCCAGAAGTGCGAGTGGTTATTTTTACCGGTTCCGGAGAAAAAGCATTCAGCGTCGGAGCTGATTTAAAAGAAAGAAAAACACTGTCAGATGCCGCGGTTAAACGAAATATCTATAAAATAAATGAAGTTTTTAACATGATTGACCAGCTTCCGCAGCCAACCATTGCGGCCATTAACGGATATGCTTTTGGCGGAGGCATGGAGTTAGCTTTGGCATGTGATTTCCGAATTGCGGCGAAAGGGATTTCAATGGGATTGACTGAAACCAGCCTTGCCATCATCCCAGGAGCGGGAGGAACGCAAAGGCTTCCTCGCTTAATTGGCCAATCAAAAGCACTTGAGCTGATTCTCACTGCAAAGCGTCTTACTGCAGATGAAGCGAATGAATACGGCCTCTTATATAAAGTAACAGAAAAAGAATCGCTGATGTCGGAATGCAGAAAACTTGCGGAATTAATGCTTGCAAATGGGCCGGTAGCTATAATGCAGGCGAAATTCGCAATAAAAAACGGGATGAACGCTGACTTGCAAACCGGTTTGCAAATTGAAAGAAAAGCATACGAAACAACGATCCCGACAGAAGATAGACTCGAAGCTCTGCAGGCATTCAGTGAAAAAAGAAAACCAAATTTCAAAGGAAAATAATTTGAAACACGGTGCATGCCGTGTTTTCTTTTTGCAATAAAAACAACAAAGTTCGGACTAATTTGCAATAAAATTCTAAAAATTATTAAAAAAGGGCTTGTAAAGTAGTTTGTGTTACCTATATAATTTAGTGCATAAAAGCTAAAAAGCGTAAAAGCGACAAAACACAACAAAAAAGTCATGGTATGAGGGGGATATAAATGAAGAGAGGTTTAAAAGCGATTGCCGCAGCGGGACTCATTAGCACTCTCATTTTAAGCGCTTGCGGAAAGAGTGAAAGTGCAAATGGAGACGGCAAAGATAAAGGGAAAAATGATAAAACATTCAAGGTCGGGGTAACTCAAATTGTCGAACATCCTTCGCTTGACGCCGCATATCAAGGTTTTAAGAAAGCATTGAAAGATAAGGGGCTAAAGGTCGAATACGATGTTCAAATTGCCCAAGGAGACCAAAACAATAACCAGACGATTGCCAATAATTTTGTCAGTGACGGCGTTGATTTAATTTTTGCAAATTCTACTCCAAGTGCGCAAGGGGCATTAAATGCAACGAAAGAAATTCCGATTGTATTTACTTCAGTGACAGATCCGGTTGGAGCAGGCCTTGTAAAATCAATGGATAAACCAGGTGGAAATATTACCGGGACCACTGATACACATCCTGATGCCATTCCGAATACAGTCAAATTCATCACTGAAAACTTCAAAGGAAAAAATATCGGGGTTATCTATAATGCCGGTGAACAGAACTCCGTATCACAAATTAAAATTGTAAAAAATGCATTAAAGAAAACAAATGTGAAACTCGTTGAAGCTACCGTTTCCACTTCTTCTGAGGTTAAGCAAGCAGCCGAATCACTCGTAGGAAAAGCGGGCGTCATTTATATTATTACCGACAATACGGTTGTTTCCGCTTTGGAATCCGTTATTAAAGTAGCAAATGACAATGATATTCCGTTATTTGTAGGTGAGCTTGATTCAGTGAAACGAGGCGGTTTTGCCGCTTACGGATTTGATTATTTTGATATCGGATATGAAGCTGGCGAGATGGCGGCAAAAATATTGAAAGGAGAGAAAAAACCTAGCGAACTGCCTGTTCAATATCCGCAAAAGCTGAAACTATTAATCAATAAAAAAGCAGCAAAAGAAATGAACATTAAAATCAAAGATGAATGGAAAAACATCGCTGAATTCACAGAATAGACTGTAGAAAATGCAGTCATAGAAAGGAAGAGTAATATATGCCTACCGCAATTTTCGGTGCTGTAGAAGCGGGTGCCATGTACGCACTGATGGCTCTAGGGGTTTACCTCTCATTTAGAATTTTGGATTTTCCTGATTTAACGGTTGACGGAAGCTTTGTCACCGGTGCGTCTGTAGCGGCGGTTTTAATTGTTGACGGTGTAAATCCTTTTCTTGCAACAGCTGTTGCATTGTTAGTTGGCTTTCTTGCCGGCTGCTTGACAGGCCTTCTCCACACAAAGGGGAAAATTAACGCCCTGCTTTCAGGTATTTTAATGATGATAGCCCTTTATTCTATCAATCTTCGAATAATGGGGAAATCTAATGTGCCGCTTCTTGCAAAAGACACTGTCATGACAATAATTACAGATTTCTGGAAGAAACTTGGAATTGATGAAGCGTTGAATGGAATAGGTTTCGCGCCTAAAACGTGGGGTATTCTTATCGTCATGCTGATTCTTGCTTTCATTGTAAAATTCTTAATTGATCTGTTTTTAAAAACAGATCTTGGACTCGCTCTTAGAGCAACAGGTGACAATGAAACAATGATTCGCAGTTTTGCAGCAAATACTGACTTTTTAAAAGTGCTCGGGCTCGGTTTATCCAATGCGCTAGTTGCATTTTCCGGTGCGTTAATCGCTCAGTACAACGGATTTAGCGATGTTGGCATGGGAATTGGCATGATTGTGATTGGGCTTGCTTCTGTCATTATCGGTGAAGCGGTGTTCGGTGCCAAAAATGTAGCAAGAGCCACTTTATCTGTCATTGGAGGCGCAATCCTCTATCGGATTATTGTCACACTTGCATTAAGAGTGGAATTTCTCGAAACAGGCGATATGAAATTAATTACCGCTTTAATTGTAATAACAGCATTAATTGTTCCGAAAATATGGGCACAGCAAAAAGAAAATCAGCGCAAGAAAAGAAGACAGCTTGAAGCAAGGCAAAAAGAAGCATATGCGACAAAAAAGCGTGGTGAAGATTTTGCTGCAATTAAAACAGATATATAAAGTCTTTAATGAAGGAACACCGGACGAAAAAATTGCTCTTAATATGGTGAATTTGAATTTGTCACCTGGGGATTTTGTGACGGTAATCGGCAGCAACGGGGCTGGCAAATCTACTTTAATGAATGTTATTTCCGGCAAGCTTATTCCCGATTTAGGGGAAGTTTGGATTGATGGGAAAGACATTACCTTTGAAAAAGAGCACAAACGGGCAAAATGGATCGGCCGGGTATTCCAGGATCCAATGGCCGGTACTGCACCATCGATGACAATTGAAGAAAACCTTGCCATCGCATATGCAAGAACGGCAACACGCGGGCTTGGAAGAGGCGTTTCAAAAAAACGCCGGGAATTCTTCAAAGAAAAGCTTGAAAGCCTTCATCTTGGACTGGAAAACAGGCTTCAGGCGAAAGCAGGTCTGTTATCAGGAGGGGAAAGGCAGGCGCTGTCATTATTAATGGCGACCTTTACCGAACCTAAAATTCTCCTCCTTGATGAACACACGGCCGCTCTTGATCCGGCGCGTGCAGAACTTATTACAGAATTAACAAAGCAGATTGTGAAAGAATACAATTTGACAACGATTATGGTGACGCATAATATGCAGCAGGCACTTGAACTCGGAAATCGTTTGATCATGATGGATAAAGGCCAGATTATTTTCGAAGCAAGTTCAGAAGAAAAACAATCTTTGACCGTTGAAAAGCTTTTATTAGAGTTCCAGCGGATCCGCGGTGAAAAGATGGCGAGCGACAAAGCTGTTTTAATTTAATTTAATTAATGAAGAAAAACCTTGTCAGATAAATCAATGACAAGGTTTTTTGCTGTGGAAAAGGGGCGGAGCTTTACGGATAGTACATGACTAACTGATATCGTACGATATCGGCTCCTGGATTGGAATATGTATGTGGTTTGTTGGCTGTAAAACGGATTGAACTCCCCGCATTTACGAGAAATGTTTCACTGTTAATTTTCATTTTAAGGCAGCCAGACATGACGGTAATATATTCTTCAATCCCTTCATTATGCGGGTCTGAAACATGACAGCATCCTGGATCAAGTTCAATAATATAAATCTCGAACTTTTTTCGCGGGTCGAAAGGAAAAATAGAGTAAACCCGGTACTCGCCATTATTCTCAATGACTGGATCAACATCTTGCATTGAAACAAAAACGACTTCTGATGGCTCTTCCCGAATAATCGAGGAAAAAGAAACCTGAAGGCCGGTGGCAATTTTCCAGAGAGTCGTAACAGTTGGGTTTGATTCGCCACGCTCAATTTGGCTAAGCATTGCTTTGCTCACTCCGGTTGCTTCTGCTGCGCGATCAAGGCTTATTCCCCGGGTTTTTCGAATCATTTTTAAGTTTTTCGCAATAATTTTTTGAATGTTTTCCATTTTCCCCTCCGTAAAGCGTTGTATACTATAACGAACATATGTATAATAAAATACACAAATAATATTTGATAATTTATAATTATTAGATATTTTATTTGTTGTTTATTATAGTTTACTATTTTTTAGGCGGTGAGGAAATGGCGGAAATAACATTAAGCAAGCAATCATCTGAATTCAGGAAGGGAATTCAAGCGGGCATCAGCATTGCAATTGGATACTTTCCAATTGCCTTGACGTTTGGACTTCTTGCCAAAACTAACGGTTTGACAGTAGGTGAAACCATCATGATGAGCCTGCTTGTGTATGCCGGTGCCTCTCAATATATGTCATTAAGCCTTTTATCAATGGGAACGGGAATATTTGAAATTGTGTTGACAACATTTATTGTGAATATCAGGCATTTTCTCATGGCGGCTTCGTTGAATGAAAAAAGTGAGGACGACCATATACTAAATAAAATGATTTATTCCTTTGGTATTACAGATGAAACATTTTCTGTCGCGGCAACAAAAGAGGGTACTGTAACGACGGGTTATTTGTTCGGTTTGTTTTCAATCTCTTATGCAAGTTGGGTCATTAATTCGGGAATTGGCCATGTGATTGGAGCGAGCCTTCCGCAAACTTTGCAGGAGAGCATGTCGATCGCTCTTTATGCGATGTTTATCGGACTTCTTGTACCATCAATGAAAAAGAGTGTCAAAGTAATTTTTTTAGCAGCCTTTTCAGCGATCTTTAACAGTATCTTTGCATTTACACAAATTCTTTCATCGGGATGGGCGATTGTTTTGGCTACTCTTTTATCAGCTGTCATAATCGAGGCAATTGATACATGGAGAGGCAAACAGAGGAGGAATTTTATTGAAAATTGAAATCGTTTGGATGATCATCGGAATGGGAATTGTCACATATATCCCGCGAATGCTTCCGTTTGTCTTATTTAAAGGAAAAGAGCTCCCTGCATTTGTACAGGGGGTATTAAAAAACGTCCCTTATGCTACTCTTGGTGCGCTTATTTTTCCGGGAATCTTATTTATTCAAGATGATATGTGGTACGGCGTAGTTGGTGCTGCAGCTGCTTGTATTGCAGCATTCCTTGGTGCAAATGTGATTGTAGTTGTTCTTGGATCGATTGCCGTTCTAACCGTTTATTCGTACTTTATTTAATAAAAGGAAAGAGACTGTCTCATAAGGGTCTGACCTCATGAGCATTTATCAATATATAGCACATTTATCCAATATTATGTCCTATATATTGTTTTATGGGGTCTGACCCTTAGGTTTTTGAGACAGCCTCTTACATGTGATAAGATTTAGTTCTAATTAGCGAATATTTAACTAAACTAAATATTGATAGGGTTGTACTTAAAGGAGGGATTTTAGTTGGCAAGAAAAATCGGCTTTTATGCTGTTTTGGCATATGTGGTATATGGCTTGTTTTTTTATTGGTATTTGTTTTATTTTGCCGATACGAGTCTGCCGTTTGAATATGAGGGTTCCAAGGCTGACCCGGCAACTTTTTTAAACGGACGGGAACTTATGTTAACGGAGGAGTATTCGAAAGTAAGGAATCTGCTTTTTTTTCTGTCCTCGCCTCTTGAATGGCTGTTCTACATTTTAATTTTAGTATTAGGCTTGTCAAAAGCTTTTAAGCGCTGGGCTTTACAGTCAACGAAAATTAAATTTGTCCAGACGGCCATCTATTTGTTTTGGCTATCTTTATTTGCTTTTATTGCAACTTTCCCGCTCAAGTTTATTAGCTATTCTTTGTCAAAAAGTTATCATATATCTGTTCAGACTTTCGCGTCTTGGATCAAGGATGAACTAATCGATTTTTGGATTAATTACGGCACTATGCTAATCATCGTAACGGTATTGTATTGGCTCATTCATAAGAGCCCCAAAAGATGGTGGCTGTATTCGTGGCTTTTATCCGTTCCGTTTACTTTGTTTATGATGTATCTTCAACCTGTCATGATTGACCCGCTCTATAATGATTTTTATCCGTTAAAAAATAAAGCTCTTGAAACGAAGATTCTTTCCCTTGCAGATAAAGCAAATATCCCTGCGGAGCACGTATTCGAAGTTAATATGGCTAAAAAAACAACGGCCCTTAATGCTTATGTAACAGGAATTGGCTCCAATTCGAGGATAGTTCTTTGGGATACGACATTAAAGCGGCTGAATGAAAAGCAAATATTATTTATTATGGCTCATGAAATGGGCCACTATGTGAAAAAGCACCTGTATTTT from Bacillus methanolicus MGA3 includes the following:
- a CDS encoding ABC transporter substrate-binding protein, with amino-acid sequence MKRGLKAIAAAGLISTLILSACGKSESANGDGKDKGKNDKTFKVGVTQIVEHPSLDAAYQGFKKALKDKGLKVEYDVQIAQGDQNNNQTIANNFVSDGVDLIFANSTPSAQGALNATKEIPIVFTSVTDPVGAGLVKSMDKPGGNITGTTDTHPDAIPNTVKFITENFKGKNIGVIYNAGEQNSVSQIKIVKNALKKTNVKLVEATVSTSSEVKQAAESLVGKAGVIYIITDNTVVSALESVIKVANDNDIPLFVGELDSVKRGGFAAYGFDYFDIGYEAGEMAAKILKGEKKPSELPVQYPQKLKLLINKKAAKEMNIKIKDEWKNIAEFTE
- a CDS encoding ABC transporter permease; translated protein: MPTAIFGAVEAGAMYALMALGVYLSFRILDFPDLTVDGSFVTGASVAAVLIVDGVNPFLATAVALLVGFLAGCLTGLLHTKGKINALLSGILMMIALYSINLRIMGKSNVPLLAKDTVMTIITDFWKKLGIDEALNGIGFAPKTWGILIVMLILAFIVKFLIDLFLKTDLGLALRATGDNETMIRSFAANTDFLKVLGLGLSNALVAFSGALIAQYNGFSDVGMGIGMIVIGLASVIIGEAVFGAKNVARATLSVIGGAILYRIIVTLALRVEFLETGDMKLITALIVITALIVPKIWAQQKENQRKKRRQLEARQKEAYATKKRGEDFAAIKTDI
- a CDS encoding ABC transporter ATP-binding protein, giving the protein MLQLKQIYKVFNEGTPDEKIALNMVNLNLSPGDFVTVIGSNGAGKSTLMNVISGKLIPDLGEVWIDGKDITFEKEHKRAKWIGRVFQDPMAGTAPSMTIEENLAIAYARTATRGLGRGVSKKRREFFKEKLESLHLGLENRLQAKAGLLSGGERQALSLLMATFTEPKILLLDEHTAALDPARAELITELTKQIVKEYNLTTIMVTHNMQQALELGNRLIMMDKGQIIFEASSEEKQSLTVEKLLLEFQRIRGEKMASDKAVLI
- a CDS encoding helix-turn-helix domain-containing protein, which translates into the protein MENIQKIIAKNLKMIRKTRGISLDRAAEATGVSKAMLSQIERGESNPTVTTLWKIATGLQVSFSSIIREEPSEVVFVSMQDVDPVIENNGEYRVYSIFPFDPRKKFEIYIIELDPGCCHVSDPHNEGIEEYITVMSGCLKMKINSETFLVNAGSSIRFTANKPHTYSNPGADIVRYQLVMYYP
- a CDS encoding AzlC family ABC transporter permease; the encoded protein is MAEITLSKQSSEFRKGIQAGISIAIGYFPIALTFGLLAKTNGLTVGETIMMSLLVYAGASQYMSLSLLSMGTGIFEIVLTTFIVNIRHFLMAASLNEKSEDDHILNKMIYSFGITDETFSVAATKEGTVTTGYLFGLFSISYASWVINSGIGHVIGASLPQTLQESMSIALYAMFIGLLVPSMKKSVKVIFLAAFSAIFNSIFAFTQILSSGWAIVLATLLSAVIIEAIDTWRGKQRRNFIEN
- a CDS encoding AzlD domain-containing protein; the encoded protein is MKIEIVWMIIGMGIVTYIPRMLPFVLFKGKELPAFVQGVLKNVPYATLGALIFPGILFIQDDMWYGVVGAAAACIAAFLGANVIVVVLGSIAVLTVYSYFI
- a CDS encoding M48 family metallopeptidase, whose translation is MARKIGFYAVLAYVVYGLFFYWYLFYFADTSLPFEYEGSKADPATFLNGRELMLTEEYSKVRNLLFFLSSPLEWLFYILILVLGLSKAFKRWALQSTKIKFVQTAIYLFWLSLFAFIATFPLKFISYSLSKSYHISVQTFASWIKDELIDFWINYGTMLIIVTVLYWLIHKSPKRWWLYSWLLSVPFTLFMMYLQPVMIDPLYNDFYPLKNKALETKILSLADKANIPAEHVFEVNMAKKTTALNAYVTGIGSNSRIVLWDTTLKRLNEKQILFIMAHEMGHYVKKHLYFGIAGYLLLSLAGLYIAAKAMNWAIARWGKDLKIPHVNDITSLPLFLMILSMLMFASSPLSNVVSRYQENQADQYAIKMTKDPADAISTFQELTRAGLSQVNPPLLVKIFRYDHPTMLDRISTIEDYEIQQKSKSNGEGP